A window of the Acidimicrobiales bacterium genome harbors these coding sequences:
- the crtI gene encoding phytoene desaturase family protein: MEVAVVGAGLGGLAAACHLAGRGHAVVVLERADGPGGRAGVLQRGRYRFDTGPTVLTMPDLLADTVGAAGVDLDDLLAVRPLDPMYRACYADGSELCVLPGRDRMAEEVRAVCGPADADGFLRFCDWVTDLYRLEMPRFIGRDYDSPLDLVRPLGPALRLLRLGGLRRLDAVVRSHVADDRLRRVLSFQSMYAGLAPFEALALFSVITYMDVVNGVVTVDGGMAAVPRALAEAAAKAGATFRYGATVERILRERGTTGRVLGVELAGGEVVPAGAVVCNPDLPVAYRTLLGGLDAPRVARRGRYSPSCLVWHAGVRGGPPPGTAHHNVHFGRAWEGAFRALMDDGRRMPDPSLLVTVPSVDEPGVAPPGCSTLFVLEPAPNLDGRVDWTTERHRARDELAARVAALGYPAEVEVEDLVDPLDWERRGMERGTPFALAHRFLQSGPFRPGNLDRRVPGLVFVGSGTVPGVGVPMVLVSGRLAADRVDRLDRAGAR; encoded by the coding sequence GTGGAGGTCGCCGTCGTCGGCGCCGGGCTGGGGGGCCTCGCCGCCGCCTGCCACCTCGCCGGCCGGGGCCACGCCGTCGTCGTCCTCGAGCGGGCCGACGGGCCCGGTGGGCGGGCCGGCGTGCTCCAGCGGGGGCGCTACCGCTTCGACACCGGGCCGACCGTGCTCACCATGCCCGACCTCCTGGCCGACACGGTCGGCGCCGCCGGGGTCGACCTCGACGACCTGCTCGCCGTCCGGCCCCTCGACCCCATGTACCGGGCCTGCTACGCCGACGGGTCCGAGCTGTGCGTCCTGCCCGGCCGGGACCGGATGGCCGAGGAGGTGCGGGCCGTGTGCGGGCCGGCCGACGCCGACGGCTTCCTCCGCTTCTGCGACTGGGTCACCGACCTGTACCGGCTGGAGATGCCCCGCTTCATCGGCCGCGACTACGACTCGCCGCTCGACCTCGTCCGGCCGCTCGGGCCCGCGCTGCGCCTGCTCCGCCTCGGCGGGCTGCGCCGGCTCGACGCCGTCGTCCGCTCCCACGTCGCCGACGACCGGCTGCGCCGCGTCCTCAGCTTCCAGTCCATGTACGCCGGCCTCGCCCCGTTCGAGGCCCTGGCCCTGTTCTCGGTCATCACCTACATGGACGTGGTCAACGGCGTGGTGACCGTCGACGGCGGGATGGCCGCCGTGCCCCGGGCCCTGGCCGAGGCGGCGGCCAAGGCCGGGGCCACGTTCCGGTACGGCGCCACCGTCGAGCGCATCCTGCGGGAGCGGGGCACGACCGGCCGGGTCCTCGGCGTCGAGCTGGCGGGCGGCGAGGTCGTGCCGGCCGGCGCCGTCGTGTGCAACCCCGACCTGCCCGTCGCCTACCGCACCCTGCTCGGCGGCCTCGACGCGCCCAGGGTGGCCCGCCGGGGCCGCTACTCGCCGTCCTGCCTCGTGTGGCACGCCGGGGTGCGGGGCGGGCCGCCGCCCGGCACCGCCCACCACAACGTGCACTTCGGCCGGGCCTGGGAGGGCGCCTTCCGGGCGCTCATGGACGACGGCCGGCGCATGCCCGACCCGTCGCTCCTCGTGACCGTGCCGTCGGTGGACGAGCCCGGCGTCGCCCCGCCCGGCTGCTCCACCCTGTTCGTGCTGGAGCCGGCGCCCAACCTCGACGGGCGGGTGGACTGGACCACCGAGCGGCACCGGGCCCGGGACGAGCTCGCCGCCAGGGTGGCCGCCCTCGGCTACCCGGCCGAGGTGGAGGTGGAGGACCTTGTCGACCCGCTCGACTGGGAGCGCCGGGGGATGGAGCGGGGGACGCCGTTCGCGCTCGCCCACCGGTTCCTCCAGAGCGGGCCGTTCCGCCCCGGCAACCTCGACCGCCGGGTGCCGGGTCTGGTCTTCGTCGGCTCGGGCACCGTCCCCGGCGTGGGCGTGCCCATGGTGCTCGTGTCCGGGCGGCTGGCCGCCGACCGCGTCGACCGGCTCGACCGGGCCGGCGCCCGATGA
- a CDS encoding DUF488 domain-containing protein — protein MELLTVGHGTLAADAFAGLVTAAGVGRVVDVRSYPGSRRHPHFGREAMAAWLPAAGVAYDWAPALGGRRKPVPGSPHVALRHEAFRAYADHMATEEFVAGLDRLVAEVAAGPRTAVMCSESVWWRCHRRLLADAAVALRGVEVRHLFHDGRLADHALTDGARVDGDRLVYDGGRLFA, from the coding sequence GTGGAGCTGCTCACGGTCGGCCACGGGACGCTCGCCGCCGACGCCTTCGCCGGGCTGGTGACGGCGGCGGGGGTCGGCCGGGTGGTGGACGTGCGCAGCTACCCGGGCAGCCGCCGCCACCCGCACTTCGGCCGGGAGGCGATGGCCGCCTGGCTCCCGGCCGCCGGGGTGGCCTACGACTGGGCGCCGGCGCTCGGCGGCCGCCGCAAGCCGGTGCCCGGGTCGCCGCACGTGGCCCTGCGCCACGAGGCGTTCCGGGCCTACGCCGACCACATGGCGACCGAGGAGTTCGTCGCCGGGCTCGACCGGCTGGTGGCCGAGGTGGCGGCCGGCCCCCGCACGGCGGTGATGTGCTCCGAGTCGGTGTGGTGGCGCTGCCACCGCCGCCTGCTGGCCGACGCCGCCGTGGCGCTGCGGGGGGTCGAGGTGCGGCACCTGTTCCACGACGGCCGCCTCGCCGACCACGCCCTGACCGACGGCGCCAGGGTCGACGGCGACCGCCTGGTCTACGACGGCGGCCGGCTGTTCGCCTGA